A single region of the Hoeflea prorocentri genome encodes:
- a CDS encoding DUF1036 domain-containing protein produces the protein MVFTGSLWTTPQAQADFRVCNGTQNLVGVAIGYRSDDGWISEGWWQISATSCATLIEGPLASRFYYLYAEDAARGGRWGGNVDMCVAEDEFKIVDVKNCFTRGFLRMGFKEYDTGQQSSWMVQLSDSTEVEEGQN, from the coding sequence TTGGTATTTACGGGCAGTCTTTGGACAACACCGCAGGCACAGGCTGATTTTCGTGTCTGTAACGGAACACAAAACCTGGTGGGCGTTGCGATCGGGTACCGCAGCGATGACGGATGGATTTCCGAGGGCTGGTGGCAGATTTCGGCAACGTCCTGCGCAACGCTGATCGAAGGGCCCTTGGCCTCACGCTTTTACTATCTCTACGCCGAGGATGCGGCGCGCGGAGGCCGGTGGGGCGGAAATGTCGACATGTGTGTCGCCGAAGATGAGTTCAAAATCGTCGATGTTAAAAACTGCTTCACACGCGGCTTTTTGCGCATGGGCTTCAAGGAATATGATACCGGACAGCAATCAAGCTGGATGGTCCAGCTCTCCGATTCAACGGAAGTAGAGGAAGGTCAAAATTAA
- the pyk gene encoding pyruvate kinase, producing the protein MKRLRKVKILATLGPASSEEDMIQKLHEAGADLFRINMSHASHDLMRTLIERIRKVEKRCGRPIGILADLQGPKLRVGKFADGALELVPGQTFTLDKNEKPGDASRVHLPHPEIFEAVEAGHRLLIDDGRLQLRAEKSDGDKIVCTVVSGTKISDRKGVSLPDTTLGVGALTDKDRADLEAVLATDDVDWLALSFIQRPEDLADVRKVARSRVGLMAKIEKPQAIERIDEIIELSDALMVARGDLGVEMPIESVPGLQKQLTRACRKAGKPVVVATQMLESMISAPVPTRAEVSDVATAVFEGADAVMLSAESAAGDYPVEAVSTMASIARKVERDPNYTSIVHAQRSQPEATGADAISLAARQIAETLKLSAIVCYTSSGTTGMRASRERPQVPIIALSPVIQTARRLSVVWGLHCVVTEDARDLDDMVDRACRIAFREEFGKPGDRLIISAGVPLGTPGATNMLRIAYIGSDGMTGI; encoded by the coding sequence ATGAAGCGTCTGCGCAAAGTAAAAATCCTTGCAACGCTGGGCCCCGCCTCCTCCGAAGAAGATATGATCCAGAAACTGCATGAGGCCGGTGCGGACCTCTTCCGGATCAACATGAGCCATGCAAGTCACGATCTTATGCGCACGCTGATCGAGCGGATACGCAAGGTTGAAAAACGGTGCGGGCGCCCCATCGGTATCCTGGCCGACCTTCAAGGCCCGAAGCTGCGCGTCGGAAAGTTTGCCGACGGTGCGCTGGAGCTTGTTCCCGGCCAGACCTTTACGCTGGACAAAAATGAAAAACCCGGCGACGCAAGCCGCGTCCATCTTCCGCACCCCGAGATATTCGAGGCGGTGGAAGCCGGACACCGGCTGCTGATCGACGACGGGCGCTTGCAGCTCCGGGCTGAAAAATCGGACGGTGACAAAATCGTCTGCACCGTGGTTTCAGGCACAAAAATATCCGATCGGAAAGGTGTCAGCCTGCCGGACACGACCCTTGGCGTCGGCGCTCTGACCGACAAAGACCGCGCCGACCTCGAAGCGGTGCTTGCGACCGACGATGTGGACTGGCTGGCGCTGTCCTTCATTCAGCGGCCCGAGGATCTGGCCGACGTGCGCAAGGTTGCGCGATCAAGGGTCGGCCTCATGGCCAAGATTGAAAAACCGCAGGCGATCGAGCGGATCGATGAAATTATCGAGTTGTCCGACGCACTGATGGTGGCGCGCGGCGATCTTGGTGTCGAAATGCCGATCGAGTCGGTACCTGGACTGCAAAAACAGCTGACGCGTGCCTGTCGTAAGGCGGGTAAGCCTGTTGTTGTCGCGACGCAGATGCTGGAATCGATGATCTCCGCGCCGGTGCCGACGCGGGCCGAGGTGTCGGATGTTGCCACCGCTGTCTTCGAGGGGGCGGATGCTGTCATGCTTTCGGCGGAATCGGCCGCTGGCGATTATCCGGTCGAAGCGGTTTCGACCATGGCCTCGATTGCGCGCAAGGTGGAACGCGATCCGAACTATACCAGCATTGTGCATGCACAGCGTTCGCAGCCGGAAGCAACCGGTGCGGATGCGATCTCCTTGGCGGCGCGGCAAATCGCCGAGACTTTGAAACTGTCGGCGATCGTTTGCTACACCTCTTCCGGGACGACGGGAATGCGCGCCTCGCGCGAACGCCCGCAAGTGCCGATCATTGCTCTCTCGCCGGTAATCCAGACGGCCCGGCGGCTTTCAGTCGTCTGGGGTCTTCATTGTGTGGTCACCGAGGATGCGCGCGATCTTGATGATATGGTCGATCGCGCCTGCCGGATCGCCTTCCGGGAAGAGTTCGGCAAACCCGGCGACAGGCTCATCATTTCAGCCGGGGTTCCGCTCGGAACGCCGGGAGCAACAAACATGTTGCGTATCGCCTATATCGGCTCGGACGGCATGACCGGAATCTGA
- a CDS encoding M3 family oligoendopeptidase, with product MPVPPSFHDFISGLNHALVETEATGGQDGSLGQLPQWDLDDLYPAMDAPQLKDDLARAASESAAFEEHWKGRIETAVKAGGDKGLGAALRQYETLEELMGRIVSYAGLTYFSDTSDPERAKFYGDVQSSITDISSRLLFFPLEINRIDDAVIDAAIKDDPQTAHYRPWLVDLRLDKPYQLEDRIEQLFLEKSVTGHGAWNRLFDETMASLRFDVEGEELTLEPALNRLQSAKPEERRNAAMALSKTFSENIRTFTLITNTLAKDKEISDRWRGFSDIADSRHLANRVERQVVDALSDAVSEAYPRLSHRYYAMKAKWLGMDVMDFWDRNAPLPETPKALIGWDTARETVLSAYRDFDPRMAEIAGRFFDRNWIDAPVRAGKAPGAFAHPTVPSVHPYVLLNYMGKPRDVMTLAHELGHGVHQVLAGEQGALMAQTPLTLAETASVFGEMLTFRTLLNSTEDRKERKAMLAQKVEDMINTVVRQIAFYQFERKVHTARREGELTSEQIGELWISVQGESLGPAIRISEGYDAFWAYIPHFIHSPFYVYAYAFGDCLVNSLYAVYQNAEDGFQERYFDMLKAGGTKHHSELLAPFGLDASDPSFWSQGLAMIEGLIDELDALDS from the coding sequence ATGCCGGTACCGCCCTCTTTTCATGACTTCATTTCAGGTCTCAACCACGCCCTTGTCGAAACCGAGGCAACGGGCGGGCAGGATGGGTCCCTCGGACAGCTGCCGCAATGGGATCTGGACGATCTTTATCCTGCGATGGATGCACCACAGCTAAAGGACGATCTGGCACGGGCCGCCAGCGAGAGCGCCGCCTTCGAAGAACATTGGAAGGGCCGGATTGAGACCGCCGTCAAAGCTGGCGGCGACAAAGGCCTTGGCGCGGCGCTGCGTCAATACGAAACACTCGAGGAACTGATGGGCCGGATCGTATCCTATGCGGGCCTGACCTATTTTTCCGACACAAGCGATCCTGAAAGAGCCAAATTCTACGGCGACGTGCAGTCGAGCATCACCGACATAAGCAGCCGGCTTTTGTTCTTTCCGCTGGAGATCAACCGCATTGACGATGCGGTCATCGACGCGGCCATTAAGGACGATCCGCAAACGGCACACTACCGGCCATGGCTTGTCGACCTGCGCCTCGACAAACCCTACCAGCTTGAAGACAGGATCGAACAGCTCTTCCTGGAAAAATCCGTCACCGGTCATGGCGCATGGAACCGCCTGTTCGACGAAACCATGGCCTCGCTTCGATTCGATGTCGAGGGCGAGGAACTGACGCTGGAGCCGGCACTCAACAGGCTGCAATCGGCAAAGCCCGAAGAACGCCGCAACGCGGCGATGGCCCTTTCAAAAACGTTTTCAGAAAACATCCGCACCTTCACGCTGATCACCAATACGCTCGCCAAGGACAAGGAAATCTCCGATCGCTGGCGCGGCTTCAGCGATATTGCCGACAGCCGCCACCTGGCCAACCGGGTCGAACGGCAGGTGGTCGATGCGCTTTCCGATGCGGTCTCCGAGGCCTATCCGCGCCTGTCGCACCGCTACTACGCCATGAAGGCCAAATGGCTGGGTATGGATGTCATGGATTTCTGGGACCGTAACGCACCGCTTCCCGAAACGCCCAAGGCGCTGATCGGCTGGGATACGGCGCGAGAAACGGTCCTGTCGGCCTATCGTGACTTCGACCCTCGCATGGCGGAAATCGCCGGCCGCTTCTTCGACCGCAACTGGATCGACGCGCCCGTACGGGCCGGCAAGGCGCCGGGGGCCTTTGCCCATCCGACCGTACCGTCGGTGCATCCCTACGTTCTGTTGAACTATATGGGAAAGCCGCGCGATGTGATGACCCTTGCCCATGAACTCGGCCATGGCGTTCATCAGGTGCTGGCCGGCGAACAGGGCGCGCTGATGGCGCAAACGCCGCTCACTCTTGCCGAAACGGCGTCGGTGTTCGGGGAAATGCTGACCTTCCGCACTCTGCTGAACAGCACGGAAGACCGGAAGGAACGCAAGGCCATGCTGGCCCAGAAGGTTGAAGACATGATCAACACGGTCGTGCGCCAGATCGCCTTCTATCAGTTCGAAAGAAAGGTCCACACGGCGCGCCGCGAAGGTGAACTGACCTCGGAGCAGATCGGTGAACTGTGGATTTCGGTGCAGGGTGAAAGCCTTGGTCCGGCGATCCGGATTTCCGAAGGCTATGACGCCTTCTGGGCCTATATCCCGCATTTCATCCATTCGCCTTTCTATGTCTACGCCTACGCTTTCGGCGATTGCCTGGTGAACTCGCTCTATGCGGTCTATCAAAACGCCGAGGACGGCTTTCAGGAACGCTATTTCGACATGCTGAAGGCCGGCGGCACAAAACACCATTCGGAACTTCTCGCACCGTTTGGCCTCGACGCCAGCGACCCGTCGTTCTGGAGCCAGGGCCTTGCCATGATCGAAGGACTGATCGACGAACTGGACGCACTCGACAGCTAG
- the ykgO gene encoding type B 50S ribosomal protein L36 has translation MKIKNSLKALKTRHRENRLVRRKGRVYIINKQNPRFKARQG, from the coding sequence ATGAAGATCAAGAATTCGCTCAAAGCGCTGAAGACACGTCACCGCGAGAACCGCCTGGTGCGCCGGAAGGGCCGTGTCTACATTATTAATAAGCAGAACCCCCGCTTTAAAGCGCGGCAGGGCTGA
- a CDS encoding 5-(carboxyamino)imidazole ribonucleotide synthase yields the protein MSGHTIGIVGGGQLGRMLAMAAARLGFATIILEPQEKCPAAQVAGSQITADYGDADALDTLAVLSDVITYEFENVPVETARRLAARKPVYPPPAALEISQDRLLEKRFLKECGVATADFVAIDSQREIDEALENFAGKAVLKTRRLGYDGKGQRFFNAQSSNASGAHAALGGVPLILERLVPFTDEISVIAARAMDGTIVSYDPSRNHHSEGILRRSVVPSGVAQASIDAARAATETILARLDYVGVIGVEFFVLDNGEVLVNEFAPRVHNSGHWTEAACTVSQFEQHVRAICNLPLADCTRHSDCEMDNLIGSDVDNLKTYLSQPDTLVHLYGKLEIRPGRKMGHVTRLNGPAKQAGGG from the coding sequence ATGAGCGGGCATACGATCGGCATAGTCGGCGGCGGACAGCTCGGGCGCATGCTTGCCATGGCCGCCGCGCGCCTCGGCTTTGCCACCATTATCCTCGAGCCCCAGGAAAAATGCCCGGCCGCCCAGGTGGCCGGCAGCCAGATTACCGCTGACTATGGCGACGCCGACGCATTGGATACCCTGGCGGTGCTCAGCGACGTGATCACCTACGAATTCGAAAATGTGCCGGTCGAAACTGCACGCCGTCTCGCAGCCAGAAAACCCGTTTATCCGCCGCCTGCCGCGCTTGAGATTTCGCAGGACCGCTTATTGGAAAAGCGGTTTCTGAAGGAATGTGGCGTGGCCACCGCCGACTTCGTCGCCATCGACAGCCAACGCGAGATCGACGAAGCACTGGAAAATTTCGCAGGCAAAGCCGTTCTGAAGACCCGCCGTCTGGGTTATGACGGAAAGGGCCAGCGGTTTTTCAACGCCCAAAGCTCCAACGCCAGCGGTGCTCATGCCGCACTCGGCGGCGTGCCGCTCATTCTGGAAAGGCTTGTCCCGTTCACCGATGAGATATCGGTCATTGCAGCACGGGCGATGGACGGCACGATCGTCAGCTACGATCCGAGCCGCAACCATCATAGTGAGGGAATTTTGCGGCGCTCTGTGGTGCCTTCGGGTGTTGCGCAAGCATCAATCGACGCCGCAAGGGCCGCAACGGAAACGATACTCGCCCGCCTCGATTATGTCGGCGTCATCGGCGTCGAGTTCTTCGTGCTCGACAATGGCGAGGTCCTGGTCAACGAGTTCGCGCCGCGTGTACACAATTCCGGCCATTGGACCGAAGCGGCCTGCACCGTTTCCCAGTTTGAACAGCATGTGCGCGCAATCTGTAACCTTCCGCTCGCCGATTGCACCAGGCACAGCGACTGCGAAATGGACAATCTGATCGGCAGCGATGTCGACAATTTAAAGACCTATCTGAGTCAGCCCGATACGCTGGTTCATCTATACGGCAAACTGGAGATCCGTCCGGGCCGGAAAATGGGCCATGTCACACGATTGAACGGGCCTGCAAAACAGGCCGGCGGCGGTTGA
- a CDS encoding DUF2312 domain-containing protein, with product MSEAHGVARDQLRSFVERIERLEEEKKTVADDIKEVYGEAKSMGFDTKVLRKVISIRKLDQNERMEQEAVLDTYLHALGMAEAPPEE from the coding sequence ATGTCAGAAGCCCATGGAGTAGCCAGGGATCAGTTGCGTTCCTTCGTCGAGCGCATCGAACGACTGGAAGAAGAAAAAAAGACCGTCGCCGATGACATAAAAGAAGTCTACGGCGAGGCAAAATCCATGGGGTTTGATACCAAGGTTCTGCGCAAGGTGATTTCGATCCGCAAGCTCGATCAAAATGAGCGCATGGAACAGGAAGCGGTGCTGGATACCTATCTTCACGCACTTGGAATGGCCGAGGCCCCGCCGGAAGAATAA
- the purE gene encoding 5-(carboxyamino)imidazole ribonucleotide mutase — translation MSTTVPVAIIMGSQSDWPTMKHAALTLDELGIGYEALIVSAHRTPERMVEFAKTARENGFRTIIAGAGGAAHLPGMTASLTPLPVFGVPIRSRALSGQDSLLSIVQMPAGIPVGTLAIGEAGATNAALLAAAVLALSDDELAARLDQWRQARSDAVANRPEDES, via the coding sequence ATGAGCACGACGGTGCCGGTGGCAATCATAATGGGCAGCCAATCCGATTGGCCGACAATGAAACATGCGGCGCTGACGCTGGATGAGCTGGGCATCGGCTACGAAGCGCTGATCGTTTCGGCGCACCGCACACCGGAGCGAATGGTCGAATTTGCAAAAACCGCACGCGAAAACGGTTTCCGAACGATCATCGCCGGGGCGGGCGGGGCTGCACATCTTCCTGGCATGACCGCATCACTGACGCCCCTGCCCGTGTTTGGCGTTCCGATCCGTTCCAGGGCACTTTCGGGTCAGGACAGCCTGCTGTCTATCGTGCAGATGCCGGCAGGCATCCCCGTCGGCACGCTGGCCATCGGCGAGGCCGGCGCCACCAATGCCGCCCTGCTTGCGGCGGCCGTTTTGGCCCTTTCCGATGACGAGCTCGCGGCACGCCTGGATCAATGGCGCCAGGCCCGCTCCGATGCGGTCGCAAACCGTCCCGAAGACGAGAGCTGA
- a CDS encoding YdcH family protein: protein MSDQEQAELRLKAARLRQEHEDFDAAIKAMLTVGCDALQVQRMKKKKLAIKDKIAKVEDQIIPDIIA, encoded by the coding sequence ATGTCGGACCAGGAACAGGCAGAACTGCGCTTAAAGGCCGCACGCTTGCGCCAGGAACATGAGGACTTCGACGCCGCGATCAAGGCCATGCTAACCGTGGGTTGTGACGCGCTTCAGGTACAGCGCATGAAAAAGAAGAAACTTGCGATCAAGGACAAGATCGCCAAGGTTGAAGACCAGATCATTCCTGACATTATCGCTTGA
- a CDS encoding alpha/beta fold hydrolase has translation MYAFPFITVTVIATGLILFSWIQSRRIERLYPPIGEFVDVGGYRLHALHIPAAADADLPAIVFLHGASGNLRDQVEAFRQDLEGRAELLFVDRPGHGWSDRGGGQNALPDAQARAVAELMERKGIKSGLIVGHSFGGVIAANMALETPEKVDSLLLLATVSHPWPGGIDWHYHLATTPFIGRLAAWLIAMPAGLLRISRAARCVFSPNHYPPDYLARSGTALVLRPWTFKYNAHDVASLYDHIVRTSPRYGEIDRPTIVVAGDEDFVVSTEIHSRALTRQIERAELHVLRGVGHKPDYAATEVCIAAMEKLGGKEVDLAAIARKVERDINAGGETTNPPPSIPKRSSAINQIPVMPSEPI, from the coding sequence TTGTACGCATTTCCCTTCATAACGGTTACGGTCATAGCGACAGGGCTGATCCTGTTTTCCTGGATACAAAGCAGGCGGATCGAACGGCTTTACCCTCCCATCGGTGAGTTTGTGGACGTCGGCGGATACCGCTTGCACGCCCTGCATATTCCAGCAGCCGCAGACGCCGATCTGCCTGCCATTGTTTTTCTCCATGGCGCCAGCGGGAATCTGAGAGATCAGGTGGAAGCGTTCCGCCAGGACCTCGAAGGCCGCGCCGAACTGCTTTTCGTCGACCGGCCGGGTCACGGATGGTCGGATCGCGGCGGCGGGCAAAACGCCCTTCCCGATGCCCAGGCCCGTGCGGTCGCCGAATTGATGGAACGAAAAGGCATCAAGAGCGGACTGATTGTCGGCCACTCCTTCGGCGGCGTAATTGCGGCCAATATGGCCTTGGAAACACCGGAGAAGGTGGACAGTCTTCTGTTGCTGGCAACGGTGTCGCACCCTTGGCCCGGCGGCATCGACTGGCATTATCACCTCGCCACAACACCGTTTATCGGCAGGCTGGCAGCCTGGCTCATTGCAATGCCTGCCGGGCTTTTGCGCATCAGCCGCGCCGCACGCTGCGTTTTCAGTCCGAACCACTATCCGCCCGACTACCTTGCCCGCTCAGGAACTGCACTCGTTCTGCGACCCTGGACCTTCAAATACAATGCCCACGATGTAGCAAGCCTTTACGACCATATCGTCAGGACATCACCGCGTTACGGCGAGATAGACCGTCCGACTATCGTCGTGGCCGGTGACGAAGACTTTGTTGTCTCAACGGAGATCCACTCGCGCGCGCTGACCCGGCAAATCGAGCGCGCCGAGTTGCATGTGCTTAGGGGCGTCGGTCACAAACCCGACTATGCGGCTACGGAGGTGTGTATCGCGGCCATGGAAAAGCTGGGCGGCAAAGAAGTGGACCTTGCTGCAATTGCCCGAAAGGTGGAGCGTGACATTAATGCCGGTGGTGAGACGACCAATCCGCCGCCCTCGATCCCCAAACGGTCCTCGGCGATCAATCAGATTCCGGTCATGCCGTCCGAGCCGATATAG
- a CDS encoding tetratricopeptide repeat protein, which translates to MRRFAFLYSLLWAILIASAVFAGIGPAKAQSDEPATDEVATTVTKSRSERIDEYFVELKREPQAASARRIADRIWAEWRKSDSATSNQLMQWANDAIRDKRYYTALDLLDQVTVLSPEFAEGWNRRATLHFMMDNHAKSMADIHVVLQLEPRHFGALMGMASILTAAGSDEAALGTYLKVLEVYPAMREAQKRVGELSEELTGDEI; encoded by the coding sequence ATGCGCCGATTTGCATTTTTATACAGCCTGCTCTGGGCCATCTTGATTGCTTCTGCGGTTTTTGCCGGAATAGGTCCCGCAAAAGCACAAAGCGATGAACCCGCCACGGATGAAGTCGCAACCACCGTTACCAAGAGCCGTTCCGAACGCATTGACGAATATTTCGTGGAGTTGAAACGCGAGCCTCAGGCGGCTTCGGCAAGGCGGATTGCAGACCGAATCTGGGCGGAGTGGCGCAAATCGGACAGTGCGACGTCCAATCAGCTCATGCAATGGGCCAATGACGCCATACGCGACAAGCGCTATTACACGGCGCTCGACCTGCTCGATCAGGTCACGGTCCTGTCTCCGGAGTTCGCCGAGGGCTGGAACCGCCGCGCCACGCTTCACTTCATGATGGACAATCACGCCAAGTCGATGGCTGACATCCATGTGGTGCTTCAGCTTGAGCCCCGACATTTTGGCGCTCTGATGGGGATGGCATCCATCTTGACGGCTGCAGGCTCGGATGAAGCCGCGCTTGGCACCTATCTCAAAGTGCTTGAAGTCTATCCGGCCATGCGCGAGGCTCAAAAACGCGTCGGTGAGCTGTCCGAGGAACTGACCGGCGACGAGATCTGA
- a CDS encoding DUF1244 domain-containing protein — protein sequence MTELTKDQRTEFEAAAFRTLVEHLRERTDVQNIDLMNLGGFCRNCLSNWYQKAANEAGVELTKPEAREIVYGMPYDEWRDQYQTEATEEQKAAFVHSHKDH from the coding sequence ATGACCGAACTGACCAAAGACCAGCGCACCGAATTCGAGGCAGCCGCATTCCGCACGCTTGTTGAACATCTGCGTGAACGGACCGACGTGCAGAATATCGATCTGATGAATCTCGGCGGTTTTTGCCGCAACTGCCTTTCGAACTGGTATCAGAAGGCCGCCAACGAGGCAGGCGTCGAGTTGACCAAACCGGAAGCGCGCGAGATCGTCTACGGCATGCCCTATGACGAGTGGCGAGACCAATATCAGACGGAAGCAACCGAGGAACAGAAGGCCGCCTTCGTTCATTCCCACAAGGATCACTGA
- a CDS encoding DUF882 domain-containing protein yields MTRAVSTRSRALAAVLAALVCLAAASPAFAETRSLKLYFIHTKERATITFKKNGRYVPGGLKKLNRFLRDWRQKEATKMDPRLFDLLWEVYQASGSRDHIHVVSAYRSPKTNAMLRKRSRGVAKKSQHTLGKAVDFYLPDVPVKKVRQIGMKFQVGGVGYYPKSGSPFVHLDVGSVRSWPRMDRKELTSLFPKGKTLHLPRDGKPLPGYNQALADYKKRVSSNSIQVAGKRSIRRPSRDNNSGGGNLLAGLFGGGNKKEEPRQTRQTVVAAASAPPGVEERDSLTPDLAIVPTPRIRPTAPVQDVQVALAPASELSPEAITAAFRPRLPAAAIPQDGNVALASATTGADTLPVPALRTGGSESQGGVELASTGPTSSEVVLASLLAEPTYAATGNPGLTRQELGLQQGIGTEEEGTVTKLAYVPRPSQRPDLVSPETQALAAAVGEDVPGGLSYETVSGIPVPRPSPFGSSASDEMVALAPVQVALAPPSGNTSGARVDVFAPALKQSAGKRSRPTIGDAIDARPSAVRTEPVLTPTMITHTAFAAHSVSGMDAPVSAPQFVSSLMRTAPDMVHVDGFSTENRIASADRFSGTAVNFQSVARFEVRGR; encoded by the coding sequence ATGACCAGAGCTGTCAGCACACGCAGCCGGGCATTGGCCGCTGTGCTCGCAGCCTTAGTGTGTCTTGCCGCCGCTTCGCCGGCGTTCGCGGAAACGCGTTCCCTGAAATTGTATTTCATTCACACCAAGGAACGGGCGACGATCACGTTCAAGAAGAACGGGCGCTATGTTCCCGGCGGGCTGAAGAAGCTCAACCGGTTCCTGCGCGACTGGCGTCAGAAAGAGGCCACCAAGATGGACCCGCGCCTGTTCGACCTGCTTTGGGAAGTCTATCAGGCCAGCGGCTCGCGGGATCATATCCACGTCGTCTCCGCCTACCGGTCTCCAAAGACAAACGCCATGCTTCGCAAGCGCTCGCGCGGGGTGGCAAAGAAGAGCCAGCACACTTTGGGCAAGGCCGTCGATTTCTACTTGCCCGATGTTCCGGTCAAGAAGGTTCGTCAGATCGGCATGAAATTCCAGGTTGGCGGGGTCGGTTACTATCCGAAATCCGGATCGCCCTTTGTTCACCTTGATGTCGGCAGCGTCCGCTCGTGGCCCCGCATGGACCGCAAAGAACTGACCAGCCTGTTCCCGAAAGGCAAGACACTGCATCTGCCGAGGGATGGCAAGCCGTTGCCGGGCTACAATCAGGCTCTTGCCGATTACAAGAAGCGCGTCAGTTCGAACAGTATCCAGGTTGCCGGCAAGCGTTCGATCCGTCGGCCTTCGCGCGACAACAACAGCGGTGGTGGTAACCTTCTGGCCGGACTTTTCGGCGGCGGCAACAAGAAGGAAGAGCCAAGGCAGACACGTCAGACCGTTGTTGCAGCGGCTTCGGCGCCTCCGGGTGTTGAAGAGCGGGACAGCCTGACGCCTGATCTGGCTATCGTGCCGACGCCCCGCATACGGCCAACCGCACCTGTTCAGGATGTTCAGGTCGCTCTCGCCCCGGCCAGCGAACTGAGCCCCGAAGCAATTACGGCGGCATTCCGTCCGCGACTGCCGGCAGCGGCAATACCGCAGGACGGAAATGTCGCTCTTGCCAGCGCCACGACGGGTGCTGATACCCTGCCGGTTCCGGCGCTTCGCACTGGCGGCTCCGAAAGTCAGGGTGGCGTTGAATTGGCATCGACCGGTCCAACCTCCTCCGAGGTTGTGTTGGCCTCGTTGCTGGCTGAGCCGACCTATGCGGCAACCGGCAATCCCGGCCTGACACGGCAGGAGCTTGGACTTCAGCAAGGCATTGGAACGGAAGAAGAGGGCACGGTCACCAAGCTTGCCTATGTGCCGCGTCCCTCGCAACGGCCTGATTTGGTTTCGCCGGAGACTCAGGCTTTGGCTGCCGCGGTTGGCGAGGATGTGCCGGGCGGTCTGTCGTATGAGACAGTTTCGGGCATTCCGGTTCCGCGGCCATCGCCGTTCGGCTCGTCCGCGTCCGATGAAATGGTTGCGCTTGCACCGGTGCAGGTGGCGCTCGCCCCGCCTTCAGGCAATACGTCGGGTGCGCGGGTTGATGTTTTTGCACCGGCTTTGAAGCAGTCGGCCGGAAAACGCAGTCGTCCGACCATCGGCGATGCGATCGATGCGCGCCCGTCGGCCGTGCGCACCGAACCGGTTCTGACGCCGACGATGATCACCCACACCGCTTTCGCCGCGCATAGCGTATCGGGCATGGATGCGCCGGTCAGCGCACCGCAGTTTGTTTCAAGCCTGATGCGCACTGCACCTGACATGGTGCATGTCGACGGCTTCTCGACCGAAAACCGGATCGCCAGTGCGGACCGGTTCAGCGGAACGGCGGTCAACTTCCAGAGTGTTGCACGTTTCGAGGTGCGCGGCCGCTAG